From the Exiguobacterium aurantiacum genome, one window contains:
- the mobB gene encoding molybdopterin-guanine dinucleotide biosynthesis protein B produces MSNHRSALILQVVGYQNSGKTSFVSELTSRLSATGLRVGVIKHHGHGGTFDLPMTDSHRHALAGAVLSSVIGEDGTLIEWQAVDTFELLLNWYEAHVDIVLIEGYKRKDYPKVVLVRDGHEQPVEVTNVIARGDSVADKDRLMRSVERWMEDEMVSSE; encoded by the coding sequence ATGTCGAATCATCGATCGGCTTTGATTTTACAAGTGGTCGGTTATCAAAATAGCGGCAAGACATCGTTCGTTTCCGAACTGACATCACGCTTGTCGGCGACGGGGCTCCGTGTCGGTGTCATCAAACACCACGGTCACGGAGGAACATTCGACTTGCCGATGACTGATTCGCACCGTCACGCGTTGGCTGGTGCCGTGCTTTCGAGTGTGATCGGTGAAGACGGGACGTTGATCGAGTGGCAAGCGGTCGATACATTTGAGTTGCTCCTCAACTGGTACGAGGCGCACGTCGACATCGTGCTCATCGAAGGATATAAACGGAAAGATTATCCGAAAGTGGTGCTCGTGCGAGACGGGCATGAACAACCGGTCGAGGTGACGAACGTGATTGCACGCGGAGACTCCGTGGCAGACAAGGACCGGTTGATGCGTTCAGTGGAAAGGTGGATGGAGGATGAAATGGTATCAAGTGAATGA